In Leishmania major strain Friedlin complete genome, chromosome 34, the following proteins share a genomic window:
- the QDPR-1 gene encoding quinonoid dihydropteridine reductase — protein sequence MKNVLLIGARGALGRAVANAFANGKWSIISVDQAAAVQQGDECCAVNPASSIEELQQAYKSAVTGLKVDAVINVAGGWAGGSVADTSTAASTELMLRQSLFSSVAAAHVFSTQGEKNGLLLLTGAAAAVSPTPGMIGYGTAKSAVHFLCQSIAEDPSVLPTDASVLAILPTILDTPGNRSAMPHADRSTWTSLEDVAQQIVEWSNGSRRPASGSLVKIVTENSKTRFIV from the coding sequence ATGAAAAATGTACTCCTCATCGGTGCTCGCGGCGCCCTTGGTCGTGCCGTCGCGAACGCCTTTGCCAACGGCAAATGGTCCATCATCAGTGTAGATCAGGCAGCTGCTGTCCAGCAGGGCGATGAGTGCTGCGCTGTCAACCCGGCAAGCTccatcgaggagctgcagcaggcctACAAGTCTGCGGTCACCGGACTCAAGGTTGACGCAGTGATCAACGTGGCTGGCGGTTGGGCCGGCGGCTCTGTCGCGGacaccagcaccgctgcctcgacAGAGCTGATGCTGAGACAatcgctcttctcctccgtAGCGGCGGCACATGTGTTCAGTACGCAGGGTGAAAAAAATGGACTGCTTCTTCtcaccggcgcagcggctgctgtgaGCCCCACACCCGGTATGATTGGATACGGCACAGCAAAGTCTGCAGTGCACTTTCTCTGCCAGTCTATCGCGGAAGACCCATCCGTGTTGCCGACAGATGCGAGTGTCCTGGCTATCCTCCCCACTATCCTTGACACTCCCGGAAATAGAAGTGCGATGCCTCATGCTGACCGCTCCACGTGGACGTCGCTCGaggacgtggcgcagcaaaTCGTGGAGTGGAGCAATGGAAGTCGTCGTCCTGCTAGCGGATCACTCGTTAAGATCGTTACAGAAAACTCGAAGACGCGTTTTATTGTGTAG
- a CDS encoding 20s proteasome beta 7 subunit, (putative) codes for MASGASVIAIKYNGGVLMAADTLLSYGSLAKWPNIPRIKLLGSHSAVCATGSYADFQMMAKQVEDNIERQRMYYNVDELNPSEVFSYLHRSIYQKRCDFEPCLCQMVFIGVRDSETFLAAVDDVGTRWEDDCVATGYGAYIALPLLRQALEKNPGGLSRAQAVQILTDCLRVLFYRECRTINKFQMADAAGDGVRISEPFDVETNWEYEGFCFEKTAIIR; via the coding sequence ATGGCGTCTGGCGCATCTGTCATCGCGATCAAGTACAACGGCGGCGTACTGATGGCGGCGGACACGCTGCTGTCCTACGGGTCTCTCGCCAAGTGGCCCAACATCCCGCGCATcaagctgctcggcagccaCTCCGCCGTGTGCGCCACGGGCAGCTACGCCGACTTCCAGATGATGGCGAAGCAGGTGGAGGACAACATTGAGCGGCAGAGGATGTACTACAACGTGGACGAGTTGAACCCCAGTGAGGTGTTCAGCTACCTGCACCGCTCCATCTACCAGAAGCGCTGCGACTTCGAGCCGTGCCTGTGTCAGATGGTCTTCATTGGCGTGCGCGACAGCGAGACGTTTCTGGCGGCCGTGGACGACGTCGGCACGCGCTGGGAGGACGACTGCGTCGCGACCGGCTACGGCGCGTACAtcgcactgccgctgctgcgccaggcgctggagaagaatCCGGGCGGCCTGTCGCGGGCCCAGGCGGTGCAGATCCTCACCGactgcctgcgtgtgctctTCTACCGCGAGTGCCGCACCATCAACAAGTTTCAGatggccgacgccgccggcgacggtgtgcgCATCAGCGAGCCCTTCGACGTGGAGACGAACTGGGAGTACGAGGGCTTCTGCTTCGAGAAGACGGCCATCATCCGCTGA
- the QDPR-2 gene encoding quinonoid dihydropteridine reductase, which translates to MKNVLLIGARGALGRAVANAFANGKWSIISVDQAAAVQQGDECCAVNPASSIEELQQAYKSAVTGLKVDAVINVAGGWAGGSVADASTAASTELMLRQSLFSSVAAAHVFSTQGEKNGLLLLTGAAAAVSPTPGMIGYGTAKSAVHFLCQSIAEDPSVLPTDASVLAILPTILDTPGNRSAMPHADRSTWTSLEDVAQQIVEWSNGSRRPASGSLVKIVTENSKTRFIV; encoded by the coding sequence ATGAAAAATGTACTCCTCATCGGTGCTCGCGGCGCCCTTGGTCGTGCCGTCGCGAACGCCTTTGCCAACGGCAAATGGTCCATCATCAGTGTAGATCAGGCAGCTGCTGTCCAGCAGGGCGATGAGTGCTGCGCTGTCAACCCGGCAAGCTccatcgaggagctgcagcaggcctACAAGTCTGCGGTCACCGGACTCAAGGTTGACGCAGTGATCAACGTGGCTGGCGGTTGGGCCGGCGGCTCTGTCGCGgacgccagcaccgctgcctcgacAGAGCTGATGCTGAGACAatcgctcttctcctccgtAGCGGCGGCACATGTGTTCAGTACGCAGGGTGAAAAAAATGGACTGCTTCTTCtcaccggcgcagcggctgctgtgaGCCCCACACCCGGTATGATTGGATACGGCACAGCAAAGTCTGCAGTGCACTTTCTCTGCCAGTCTATCGCGGAAGACCCATCCGTGTTGCCGACAGATGCGAGTGTCCTGGCTATCCTCCCCACTATCCTTGACACTCCCGGAAATAGAAGTGCGATGCCTCATGCTGACCGCTCCACGTGGACGTCGCTCGaggacgtggcgcagcaaaTCGTGGAGTGGAGCAATGGAAGTCGTCGTCCTGCTAGCGGATCACTCGTTAAGATCGTTACAGAAAACTCGAAGACGCGTTTTATTGTGTAG